A window from Bacteroidales bacterium encodes these proteins:
- a CDS encoding O-antigen ligase family protein, with amino-acid sequence MLFTVKIHRFFFLLGLALSLCALPYSPFALSVGLITLAVNWFLDGFWVDKINRFINRKSLWAFLLIYLTIVIGFFYSDNINYALKELRLWLPLLLVPIILATSAPLKWGEFKFLLLMFCLSVFVATIISFSIYLRDFSEGSQNVRAISPYISHIRLSLMILLSIFILEYFTFTGKYISRYFIKSLLFIVAIWLNVFLFVLQSLTGIAILGIVFLFLAIRWILSVNDSILRFTIIVGFGLLIIIGASYLTHTVDSYFTRNKVDFKSLPKETPNGNPYTHDTISQQYENGNLVWINICYPELKKEWSKVSRLSFDDKDFDGQRVGLTLIRYLASKGLRKDSVGIAQLDSIDVKLIEGSVASVIYRDHKIGIYPRLYQMLWEIDSYHTRGLVEGSSIVQRYIFFKASWHIIKNHFLFGVGTGDGSDSLFDYYRTIGFKVEQKFWPISHNEYLTVWIASGLFGLILFLVGLFYPLFLEKKHKIFLCLVFQIIIIASMLNEDTFETHIGVSFAALFYSILFFGYNFNKQE; translated from the coding sequence ATGCTTTTTACTGTTAAAATCCATAGATTTTTTTTTCTTTTAGGTCTTGCCCTTAGCCTATGTGCATTACCTTACTCTCCATTTGCATTAAGTGTTGGATTAATAACCCTTGCAGTAAACTGGTTTTTAGATGGATTTTGGGTTGATAAGATAAATCGTTTTATCAATCGTAAATCCCTTTGGGCGTTTTTACTTATTTATTTAACAATTGTTATTGGCTTTTTTTACTCGGATAATATAAACTATGCACTAAAAGAACTTCGACTTTGGTTGCCGTTACTACTCGTACCAATTATTTTGGCTACAAGTGCGCCTCTTAAATGGGGAGAGTTTAAGTTTTTGCTTTTGATGTTTTGCTTATCGGTATTTGTTGCTACCATAATCAGTTTTTCAATTTATTTAAGAGATTTTTCAGAGGGAAGTCAAAATGTTAGGGCAATATCTCCCTATATATCACATATTCGCCTTTCTTTGATGATACTTCTTTCAATCTTCATTCTTGAATATTTTACTTTTACTGGCAAATATATAAGTAGGTATTTTATAAAATCATTATTATTCATTGTTGCAATTTGGTTGAATGTATTTCTTTTTGTACTGCAATCCTTAACTGGAATTGCTATTTTAGGAATAGTGTTTTTATTTTTAGCGATCCGCTGGATTTTATCGGTTAATGATTCTATTCTGAGGTTTACTATTATAGTTGGTTTTGGGTTATTAATAATTATTGGGGCTTCATATCTGACACATACTGTTGATAGTTACTTTACTAGAAATAAAGTTGATTTTAAGAGTTTACCTAAAGAGACTCCTAATGGTAATCCATATACACATGATACTATAAGCCAACAGTATGAGAACGGAAATCTTGTTTGGATAAACATTTGTTATCCTGAATTAAAAAAGGAGTGGAGTAAAGTTAGCCGGCTTTCTTTTGATGATAAAGATTTTGATGGGCAAAGAGTCGGGTTAACGTTAATTCGATATCTCGCATCAAAAGGTTTAAGAAAGGATTCCGTTGGCATTGCTCAATTGGATTCAATAGATGTTAAGTTGATAGAGGGTAGTGTCGCTAGTGTGATCTATAGAGATCATAAGATCGGGATTTACCCTCGACTTTACCAGATGCTTTGGGAAATAGATTCATATCATACACGTGGCTTAGTTGAAGGTAGCTCTATTGTTCAACGATATATTTTCTTTAAGGCATCCTGGCATATTATAAAAAATCATTTTTTGTTTGGGGTTGGAACGGGCGATGGATCCGATTCATTATTTGATTATTATAGAACTATTGGCTTTAAAGTTGAACAGAAATTTTGGCCGATATCCCATAATGAGTATCTAACTGTTTGGATCGCATCGGGCTTATTTGGGTTGATTTTATTTCTTGTAGGATTGTTTTACCCATTATTCTTGGAAAAGAAACATAAAATATTTCTTTGCTTAGTTTTTCAAATAATAATAATAGCATCTATGCTTAACGAGGATACATTCGAGACACATATTGGTGTTTCGTTCGCAGCACTTTTTTATTCAATACTCTTTTTTGGTTACAATTTTAATAAACAAGAATGA